A section of the Sus scrofa isolate TJ Tabasco breed Duroc unplaced genomic scaffold, Sscrofa11.1 Contig1726, whole genome shotgun sequence genome encodes:
- the LOC110258252 gene encoding LOW QUALITY PROTEIN: olfactory receptor 4K5-like (The sequence of the model RefSeq protein was modified relative to this genomic sequence to represent the inferred CDS: inserted 1 base in 1 codon): MEKVNSSVVSEFVLLGLSSSQEIQLFFFVFFSVLYVVIVLGNLLIILMVTFDNRLHSPMYFLLGNLSFVDICQASFATPKMIVDFLSEHKTISSSGCIAQIFFIHLFTGGEMVLLVSMAYDRYVAICKPLHYVIIMSQRTCIVLVMISWAVGLVHTLSQLSFTVNXPFCGPNVVDSFFCDLPRVAKLACLDSYIIEILIVVNSGILSLSTFSLLVSSYIISLATVWFKSSAAMAKAFSTLAAHITVVILFFGPCIFIYVWPFTTYPVDKVLAIFYTIFTPILNPIIYTLRNRDMKTAMRKIMTYYFRPKKISEMPLVLRNSL, encoded by the exons ATGGAGAAGGTCAATTCTTCAGTGGTATCTGAGTTTGTATTGCTGGGACTCTCTAGTTCTCAGGaaattcagcttttcttttttgttttcttctctgtgctatatgTGGTCATTGTGCTGGGAAACCTTCTTATTATCCTCATGGTGACTTTTGATAACAGACTGCACTCCCCGATGTACTTTCTCTTGGGAAACCTTTCCTTTGTGGACATCTGTCAGGCTTCCTTTGCTACTCCTAAGATGATTGTTGATTTTCTAAGTGAACACAAGACCATCTCCTCCAGTGGCTGCATAGCTCAGATTTTCTTCATTCACCTTTTTACTGGAGGGGAGATGGTGCTGCTTGTCTCCATGGCCTATGACAGATATGTAGCCATATGCAAACCTCTACACTATGTCATCATCATGAGCCAAAGGACATGCATTGTACTGGTAATGATCTCCTGGGCAGTGGGCTTGGTGCACACACTCAGCCAGTTATCATTTACTGTGA TGCCTTTTTGTGGACCCAATGTAGTAGACAGCTTTTTTTGTGACCTTCCTCGAGTGGCCAAACTTGCCTGCCTGGATTCTTACATCATTGAAATACTCATTGTGGTCAACAGTGGAATCCTTTCACTAAGCACTTTCTCTCTCTTGGTCAGCTCTTACATCATTAGTCTTGCCACTGTCTGGTTTAAGTCTTCTGCTGCAATGGCCAAGGCATTTTCTACTCTAGCTGCCCATATCACTGTAGTAATATTATTCTTTGGACCTTGCATATTCATCTATGTGTGGCCCTTTACCACCTACCCTGTGGATAAAGTTCTTGCCATATTTTACACCATTTTTACTCCCATTCTAAACCCCATTATTTACACACTAAGGAACAGAGATATGAAGACTGCCATGAGGAAAATTATGACGTATTACTTCAGGCCcaagaaaatttctgaaatgcCACTAGTACTGAGGAATTCACTTTAG